In Prunus dulcis chromosome 2, ALMONDv2, whole genome shotgun sequence, a single genomic region encodes these proteins:
- the LOC117617040 gene encoding CDP-diacylglycerol--glycerol-3-phosphate 3-phosphatidyltransferase 2, translating into MSALVLKMTTAASSIYPKKKPYHQKLSNWVWVSPQRPTSSTTTTPSPSSPPALNTPIQAFTQTHNKYGCRITPCAPLAHPNHPHPPHILLQNLGPRFHKCLSVSSRSSSSSSGGFSEDKGESSGSGSGSEPGPAAGLMADMGSDNKGTDWYESQLYQNHDELLSPLKQRQQQQQQHSSSKLLTLPTILTLGRVASVPILISTFYVDSRWGTTATTSIFIAAAITDWLDGYIARKMRLGSAFGAFLDPVADKLMVAATLVLLCSRPLDVAMFGQVPWLLVVPSIAIIGREITMSAVREWAASQNSKLLEAVAVNNLGKWKTATQMIALTVLLATRDSSLGRPEALVASGVALLYISAGLAVWSLVVYMSKIWKVLLK; encoded by the exons ATGTCAGCCCTGGTGCTCAAAATGACCACAGCAGCCTCGTCTATATACCCCAAGAAGAAGCCCTACCACCAAAAGCTCTCCAATTGGGTTTGGGTCTCCCCACAACGCCCTACCtcttccaccaccaccactccctctccctcttccCCTCCAGCCCTAAATACCCCCATTCAGGCATTTACGCAAACACATAATAAATATGGGTGCAGGATAACCCCCTGCGCACCCCTAGCGCACCCCAACCACCCTCACCCTCCTCACATTCTTCTTCAAAACCTAGGGCCCAGATTTCATAAATGCCTCTCCGTCTCCTCtcgcagcagcagcagctctAGTGGGGGTTTCTCCGAGGACAAAGGAGAGTCTTCTGGGTCTGGGTCTGGCTCTGAGCCTGGCCCTGCCGCTGGTCTTATGGCCGATATGGGTTCGGACAATAAAGGCACTGATTGGTACGAGAGCCAATTGTACCAAAACCATGACGAATTGTTATCTCCTCTGAAACAGcgccaacaacaacaacaacagcattCTTCCTCCAAATTGCTCACCTTGCCCACCATTCTAACGCTCGGCCGCGTTGCCTCTGTGCCGATTCTCATTAGCA CTTTCTACGTGGATAGTCGGTGGGGAACAACTGCTACAACAAGTATTTTCATTGCTGCAGCAATTACTGATTGGCTTGATGGGTACATTGCTCGAAAG ATGAGGTTGGGATCTGCTTTTGGTGCTTTTTTGGATCCCGTAGCTGATAAG CTCATGGTTGCAGCCACACTGGTTTTGTTGTGTTCCAGGCCTTTGGATGTTGCTATGTTTGGGCAAGTTCCATGGTTGCTGGTTGTTCCTTCAATTGCCATAATCGGTAGAGAG ATAACCATGTCTGCAGTTAGAGAATGGGCTGCTTCTCAGAACAGTAAGCTTTTAGAG GCTGTTGCTGTAAATAACTTGGGAAAGTGGAAAACAGCCACACAGATGATCGCGCTAACTGTCCTCTTGGCCACCCGAGACAGCAG TCTTGGAAGACCAGAGGCTCTAGTAGCTTCGGGTGTTGCTTTGCTTTATATTTCAGCAGGGCTTGCTGTATGGTCTTTAGTTGTGTATATGAGCAAGATATGGAAAGTACTGCTGAAGTAG